Within the Vanacampus margaritifer isolate UIUO_Vmar chromosome 8, RoL_Vmar_1.0, whole genome shotgun sequence genome, the region TGGCTGATTTCCCCAAACTGTGAGAAGCAAACTGATTTGAAAATTATGCTTATTGATAAGTTATTGACAACAAAAGCTTTGTGATTATTCACAATCATCAGTTTGCCTCACACATTCCTACAGTATCTCTGGCAGTGCCAAATTAGACCAACTGTCAAAAGCAGCGTTTGTTTGCTCCCAACATCAGAATGTCTCATTTTGTAGAAATACGCTACTCTTTTAGAACTGCTTTAATTAAAACCTCATCAATCATACACTTATTCCTATATTTTAGAATACATTTCTGTCGGtataaattttgtttttgctgagtTCAGTTTTCAATCTATTAATAAACTGAACCCCGTTGCAGAGTCACCACCACGCTTCTCACCATCTGAGTCAGTCAACTAGTCCTCTTTCAGCATCATGTGACCGCTGACCAGCGATCCGCTTGGCTGGTTTTGTCACATGACCCAGGCGCAGCGCCAGTCGTCAGGTTCCACCAACCTTTTGGTTCCTGAGCATGCAGTTCACGGCATCCTCCTCTGCTCCAACCTTAAACCAATCAACAGCGGCCCGCCTCACGTTATCAACCAATCGGCGTGTTTACTCGTACTATTTGCCGCACTATCAACGGGAACGGCCATTGGCTTAcatccctcccccccccctaaagACAGGGAAACTCTACAGCCGCCCCCTGCAGCCAGCAAACAAGCAACTTCTTATCGGCAACATTTGCAGCATGTGGCAGATCCTCTCTGCAATTTCACCTCCCTCGCCAGGGCTACCATGCGCCATTTCTTTCTTGtccaaacccccccaaaaatagtaAGTTGCTTTTATCATGCTCTTTATAGTTGTTCTGAGTTTTTCTATTTCAAAACTCACATTTTACACTTGGCAGttgtgtcattttaaatatttgaaataatccCAGTAGAGCGACCAAACGTTAGAAGGGCTTTCTGatctattgtttatttttaattgactgaAAACAATTGCCTGTGTGCATGATAGGTTTCACGGCTCAACAACTGGCCATTTTGGGTGACCTTGCAGTTTTGGTTCTTTTTCCTTCTCTGTCAATACGATTTCACCTTTAGTGCAGCTGTCTCATGTATAGTTCAGCCGTGTTATAACTTTTAATCAATAGCCGTTTGGTTTGCGGCAGTGTCTCCTTAGAGCCAGCAAATTGCTTAAAATGGACACATCCCCCCCTGTAATATCTCATACGCACACAATACAAACTTAGTGACACTCAGAAAATATCGCGTATTATATTTAAAGATATGCATAAACCTTTTAAGCACTTCTCGGCACTATaaaccttttttcccccaccaagTGAGCTCCAGAGTTGAGTATTGATCTTGCCAATGATAATCTTTGTACTAGCTCAGTCGGctcttgaattaaaaaaaaaaaaaaaaaaaacttaaaatgaactaactaaaaatgaatataGAGCCATTATTTGGGAGTTCCATCCAGAAGGTCCTGCAAGTTTTCCATTGTACCCAAACACTTCAATCCTGCTTGAAACATTTTCCCCCGATTTCAACTACATTCTAGATCCCCTCGGAGGAGGAGCCTGAGCCGCAGTCGTAGCAGGTACATAAATATGAAGACAACCCCACCCTAACTCCTCTCAAATGCATTcatgaattattaaaaaaatattttccccttCAGGTCTCTTTCACGAGACAGACGCAGATATCGGTCTACTTCCAGAGAGAAGACCAATAAGCGCTCAAGATCCTTTTCGCGGTCAAAGAGGTATGAGCTGTTGTTGACGTGTGCCGCCCTCACTGAAATGCCGCTTGGTGCTTTATCGTCTCATTGTTTGTGCCTTTTCCCCTGCAGCCGCTCTCGTTCTAACGACAGGAAATGAGGACGTCACAGAATGGCTTGTGTGTGCGGGAAGTCCCAATTTTTTATAGTCATGCTTTCTTTTTAGATGTTACTTAACAACTCAAGGTAGTGTTCGGGTTGTCCAAGTAACCCTGTCGATGCGGTCCGCTAACAATAAAGGCCGTTTTTCCTCTATTTTGGTTCATTCAGCATAATTGTTTTGGTATCTTGCCGGTTTTGATTTTTATCtggtttcatttttaattgcacttCTGTTatccaattgtttattttgctgttcATGATTGTAATGGGAAACAGACTCGACTGGGGTTGTTGCCTAAAACAGCATCTACaactattttacattttcacaacaAGACATATTTCCCTTTTGCTCTTTGAGCTCTTGGCAGTTTTGCTGATGGTGAATGGTTTCGTCAATAAACGTTTTTCCTAAGTCcgatatttttgtctttatttgagttatgtttacattgaaaaataaattaagctATGCAATGTTTCTACATGTATAAGCCACACACAGGAAGCTTCCATTTGCTGTAAAAGACACACCTCCCGTGcatgacttgacttcccctccCGTCGTGACTGCAGTTATACCTCAAAAGCTGCTGACTATTTGATGACACAAGCACGCAGGGTAAGTATGTTTACTGTGAATTTGTACTTGACCTGAAATACTTTGGAAAACCTTTATCCTAGAAATGGACATTTCAAATTATTGCATGACAATTTAAGTTGCCTACATGTATCAATGTGTTTATAATGTACTTGGATTAAAACGTAGGGGGACAGACAATGCCTGGTCCTAGCGGCAAAAGGAGGCTCGGCTCTCGTCGGCGGGGACCGACACACGTTGAAGTGCCAGAGGATTTGAGTGTAGCAGATCAGACATCTGAAGCACAACCCAACGAGAGTGGTGAATCTTTGACTCCCTTGTCTAACGAAGGTCATTCCTCTTTGGAGACCGATGGCATGCTTTCATCAGAGCAGAGGTCAAGTAGGAGAAAACTCGGCTCAAAGAGGCAAAGTAAAGTGCACAATTCTGAGCAGTCTGCTATTGAATCATACCACAAACCTACAGAGGAAGTTGAGCAAGATGTGCATACAGAAGAAGTCCAAGCACAAATGATACCCGCAGGACAAGCAGTTAGACATCAAGAGTTTAGTGAAATGGATTTTGATTCACTGTATGGGACACATTTGTATTCAGCCTACACACCCGGTCATGCTTTGGAGGCTTTCAACCCCGCTTATCCCGATTCTGACTTGGAGAGACATCAACCCATTAGTGAAAATATGCATGTGGATCAAGATGCCGGAGAGAGTGACCGTGAACAAGTagaaaaaacagacaaacattGGTCAGTTAAGCAACAACTACATGACCAGTCTGAGTTTACGGCAATGTCAGTACAACATACTTTTATTGAtgcggggaaaaaatatatggaTGAAGACCCACCACAGCCAGGTGAAGCTTTACAGTTTGACCATTTAAATGTCAAATCAGAGGAAATTGATTTTCCCTGCAATCCAGAGAGGCCCCCTGAAAAAAACAGCCactgtgaaaatgttgaaataaaaaacagtgTTGAGCAAGTGGACTATTCACCAGCAGCGGCGGAAGTGCCTTCAAATGAGGAACACGAGCCTTTTAACTTTTTACAAGTCCAAAATGCTCACATTCCAGACCAAAATGAAATTGAAGAGATCAAGTCAGACCAAATTGATTACCATGAAATTGTTACACATGATGAAAAAGAGCCCATTGATAAATATCTTGAAAATCTAACAGCTGAAATAGTGGAACTATATCAAGTAgagcagaaagtaaaaagctCTACTGATTCATGGTTAAATCCACAGGACAAACAGGAAGAGCAGCTTTTGAAAGATATTCAGGCACCTGATACCAACGAGGCACGGATCATCGTGGAACAAATGGAAACCACACCTTGTCAGGAAAAAGTTGTCAACGAGCAAGCGAAAGTCAAAGTGGAACAGACGCAACAAAGCAACAGCCGTGAAATGGTCTTTACTGCTGAGACATACGGTGACTCTaaagatgctgctgctgctggaaaGCCCAGTAATGACGATGCCTCCAAAATGAAAGAATTGACATTTATAAGAGAAGCAGCTGTTATGACAAAGATGCAGATGGGAGACATTGTCAATTTAGACACTTTTCCAGGTGAAGACATGCATGATCTTGTCCGAGGAAATGCTCGTTCAAACTCAACTATACCCCAACTGCTAACTCGGCTATCAAATTACGACGAGATGCCTGAAGAGGTTGATGAAGCCAAAACAAACGCAGGAGAGGAAAATGAAACCTTTACGCAGAGTGAAAGTCTTGGAGATGCACTCGAGATAAGCACGCCCAAAAGCAGCCTTAATGAAGACACAGAAATTGAGCACAGTGTAGTGATAGCCgccatttcatcatcaaaagcAGAAACGTCCACAGATGAACATGAGCACTTTGATTTTTCTCAAATCCAAGAAGCTGCGCTTCCAGACAAGAATCTAGTTGAGGAAACTAAGTCATTAGAAACCCACCAAACAAAAGACTCGGAAATCTTGACCGATGTACCCACTAGTGATGTTGATAAAGATATTGAAAACCTTGTCAGTGACATTTCGGAAACGCGTATGTCTGACTTGAGTATGAAAAGCACTTTTGATTCGGGTTTAAATCCACAGGACAACACTGAAAAATACCATATGCAAGAGGATAACAGGGAGGTTTTGGAACAAAGAGATGAAAATAATCACGCCTCTGACACCCAGGAGACATTAATCAACACAGAAAAAACAGAACGCACACAAAGTCAGGAACATGACAAAGAAGCTCAAGGAACATCCGATGTGGAGCCGTGGAATACAAATGTACATGCCGATACGTCCTGGAGTCAACCACTTGTAGATGCGCAGGTTTCTACTCCCACACCGGAGACAAGTACATCTGAAAGCTGCTTTCATAAAGATGCAGAACTTGAGTACAGTGTAGCAATCGCCACAATGTCCTCACCAAAAGCAGAAGCATCTGCAGATGAGCAACAGGAGCACTTTAGCTTTTCTCAAGTGAGAGCAGCTCAAGATCCAGACAAGGATTTCATTAATGAAGCTAATTCTTTGGAATCGGACCAAATAAAAGAATCGGTTATTTTGGTAGATGGACCTACAGGTGATGTTGATGAAAATATTGAAAACcttgacattttggaaacacGTAGGTCTGATTTAAGTGTCAAAAGTTTAAATCCACAAGACCACATTGAGAAGGACGACATGGAGGATTTGgagcagagagagaaaaacgaTTGTGCCGTCGACACCATGGTTACGTGGATCAACGCCGAAAAAACAGACCCCACGCAAATTCAGCAACATGACGAAGCTCAAGGTATGTCTGATGTGGATCAGAGTGAATTGTCTTCACAAAGTGTGCATCCAGTGGAAAGTTTTGTCTTTGACTCCCAAAGTGAGGACAACGCTCCAAGTACAGATGAACAAAGAGACTCCTTCAGCCACGCGACGAACAGGAGAAAACTGGGCTCTAGTCGACGCAACAAAAGAAGCCAGGTAAATGTCTTTGCTGCTGATATACACCGTGACTTTGAAGACGATACTGTCGCAAAGACAAGAGATTACGATGGTCATCCCGGAGATAAGAAACAAGTAACATTTCAAATTGAACCAGCTGAGATGGAAAAATCCAGGTTTAAAGAAACTGACCATTTAGACACTTTGCAAGATGAAAACCTAGTCGGAGGAAATGCACGTGTAAGACTCTCGGAGGTTATTACACCAAATACACGTGCAAACATGACTGAACCCCAGCTGTTAACTGAACAATCAAGTTCCAAGGAGATGCCAAAGGAGGAAGAACTGCTCGTTGTTTCCGAAACAAAAGCAGGGGATGAAAATGAGACTTCAGCGCAGAACGAAAATGTACATGCTGATTATCTGGTGAGTCGACCACTTGTAGATGCGGAGGTGTCGAATGCACCACTGGAGTTAAGCACATCTAAAAGCAGCAATAACGAAGGCGCGGAAATTGAATGCAATGTAGCAAAAGCCGCAGAAACATCCACGGATGAACAACAACATCAGCAATCTAACTTTTCGCAAGTCAGAGAGGTTCCATCTTCAGACTTTGTTTCAATAAAGGATCTCAAATCATCAGAACTGGACCCGAATGAAGACAGTGAAATTGCGAGCCCACGTCGGAATAGGAGAAAACTGGGGTCTAGTCGACGACACAAAGGATCTCTTGTAAAGGACGTGGCTTCTGAGACATGCAATGAATCGACAGATGATGCTGCCAGAAACCGCAGCGGTAAAGAGGCTCTCCCAGAAGAAACCACTGAGATTAAAAACGCtctaaaaaatacacttaatgACGATGTCAACATTCAACGGGGGCCGACAAACGCCGTGGTTTCATTACCAAAAGAGGAAATGGAGGAACAATGTTCCGAAGGCGACAGTACTCAACATTTAGAGAACAACATCAATAAAATGctcaaacaggaagtaaatCCCGTAGAAGCTAACGAGCTAAATGATATCGACGACTCCATAGTTAAAAAAATCTGCTCAACTGCTGGAATCACGCAACTGGACGCTTCTGTAGACAGTGAATCTTATGAGAAAGCAACACAGCGTGCTTGGGATCAAACACTGCCAGTGGCAGCAGAAACGCGGCAACAAGCATCACAAGAACTCATGAAAGCAATATTCAAAACCACTGAGAAAATACAAGTTGAAAAAAGCCAAGACATTCAAGAGGAAGACTCCATTTCTCCTAACACGGACAAAGATGACGTTGCCAATGTTCAAATGGAAGACACGGACGGATTGCGCGTCTCCCAACCACTCATCAATGTTTACTCGGCATCAAACTTGGATGTACAAGAGTCGGAAAAAAACACGGAGGCTGCATCTTTAAAGGGAGAGGCACTGGAAAATTCTGAAACCGAGAAAGCCGTGGAAGAAATAACGGATCGTTCAGAACTGTCAAATGCGTCTTTGACTCCTACCAAGAAAAGAAGGATGGGCTCTACTCGCAGATCTCGTATCAACGGGAAACAAGAAGCAGAAACGGACGGAGAACCTGATACAAAAGCCCTGGGAAATGAAGCAAGTACCAAATCATCGTGTGAAGAAGAGCAGAAATTCAACCAGGTTGAGGCTAACCCGATGCTTCACAACAGCACCGGAGAAAGGAACATGATAGCGGCCACCGATGATGTCACGACCGTCTTTTCAGAACAGGTGGCCTCCCATGATGCAAAAGATGCTAATCCGTTGACTTCGCAGGTTGCTGACGTGAGGGAAAGTGGCAGAGAGACATTCGAACCTGTGCCTGAAAGTAAGCTGCAGCTGCTTTCAAATACAAGCGGCGTAGATCGTGATCAAGATGCATCTGGACTTCCGAAAAATGACCACATGGACCAACAAGCGAACATACAAGCGATGGAGGGCGACCGATCTCCCGATAACGACTTGAAGAGTCCCGTTTTGAACTTGACAACTAAAAAACGAAAAATGGGCTCCACGCGCCGAAATCTAGGAACCAAGTCAAAGGGGGACTTGGAGCTGAAGTTGGATTCGAGTAGTGAGGAAGCGGTCACGACCTTTGCGCAAGATGTTGCGACACAGCCTGCCGGTCAAATGATGATCCGTGATGAACCTGAGAGCTCGGGCGCCGGATCAACCAACCAAGAAAACATTGGCGGCGACGCCCCAAGAAAGACAGGCCGAGAAAGTCTCACTTCAGAGCATCGTCCCGAAAAAATCTCAGAAGAACTCGAGGTTGGAGGGAGAAAGCGGAAACTAGGATCTCACCGGAAGTCCAGAGCGCAACAAACTCATGTGACGCAAAGCGAAGAAGACATCACGATGCAAAAACCACCCGAGAGGAATttagaaaaaacaacacacacacaagcagaggACACCATTCAAGGGCCTGAAGAATCACAGGTAAGATCAAATTTAGAAAGTTCAGTTTTCTGTGGGAATTGTAATTGTAACGACAAATAGAAACATGAATGTGTGTCAatcattttactgtatttttaaagtGTATACTGCCgtttctatttttgtatttgtcaaataaatgactgaaaatcTCATCATATATAATCATCAGAGCAACATTGGTGATACCAAACCATCATCCGATATATCAAACCCTGTGATGTAAGTCTTACATATAGATTGCGTATTTTGTTTTCACTACTTTATATTCTTACTTTTAttacaatgacaacattttatttgactacTGATTCATCATAGAAACGAGACATCTGTGGAAGCGATTCCATCCCGAGCCCAGCAAGATACTTGGAAAGTTTCTTTTGGTATAAACACACAATACTGTACTTGTACTACAATCTCCAAATATTTGAGCAtgcagtttaactcattcactgccattgacggctatagacgtcaaaaattcatttgaactatttctattattagttttatttttttccatttttgttaacaagagtatgaaaacctagaatttttttattgtacatttagaacagataattacaattaaaaaatgtaatcttctgacgcccttaatttttaataatctttttttaaggcataaggtgtttttttttttaatttattgtagttaatcacatgacttcactagttaactcactattatttctccactattttttccacttttgttaacaagagtatgaaaacttaaaaaaatatatattgtacatttagaacagatataaaatttgtgattaatcgtgagttaagtcatgcgattaattacgaaaaaaaattaattgcctgacatatcaaatttgtgattaatcttgagttaagtcatgcgattaattacgaaaaaaaattaattgcctgacgctcctaattcttaatcttcccttctttctttttttaaaacagtaattgtatttattacattttttatgattttttattttgttttaaagaaaagattattaaaaaattaggggcgtcgggaaatatttttttttaatcataattaatcgcatgacttaactagttaactcacaattaatcacaaattttatatctgttcaaaatgtacaataaaaaaaattctaggttttcatactcttaacaaaagtggaaaaaaagtgaaactaatagaaatagttcaaatgaatttttgacgtctatagccgttaatggcagtgaatgagttaatcaccgCATTATGTTGGCAGGTAAATCATCGGACGTGAAAGCAAAGCCCTATAACGTGGTCATGATCGGAGACAGCTACGTGGGCAAGACCTCTTTCATGAAACGAGCACAAAATGGAAAATTTTTCCGGGATTTGCCTGCCTCTGCTGGTAAAATTCATATTATGAACCtcacaaatatttattcaaatatatatCATGTCACACAAACGTCTTTTTGAAGGCCTTGATACGTGCTTGTGGACGGTGGTCGTGGACGGCAAATCTGTGGCGCTCCAGCTGTGGGATACGGCAGGTCAAGAAAGGTCAGGCATTTAATTAGCAAGTTCGGGTCAAAGATTAAGCACGCGGCGAACTATGTAGCCTGTCATTTCCGTTATGTATGCACGCGTTATGCTGATAATGACCTTTTTGAAGTTTTTTAATTCAGAGCAGTTCAATGGCTCAAACACTATCCGCACACAAAGCTGTCGTTTTGTAACTTTACTTGATGTGATTGGCCTTATTTTTGGTCATCTTGTGTAATCGTACAAATTGCATGATCAGATTGTCCAGGGAAGAATGCTTTGTGATTCTtatgggaatttggcagacgtCGCCTGAGGCTTTTACGGTGGTCACGGACCAGTTTAACTAGTTAGCAAATAATTTTGAGGGAAGTGATGAGAGTTTTTGTTTGAACGCGTTTcctcattttaatgtttttttatttttataaatgtatggagagctcagtattgttcattcagtaattttaccgatttgacatgtcatcatcattgctcccctttttttttttgtgcatgtgcgagtgtgtgtgtattcattagatcacctaaaacctattaaaaaaatcccttaTCCCTCCTTATGGCCTTCAAAGGTTCCGCAGTATTACCACTCAGGTGTTCCATAGAGCGCATGCATTTCTCCTTATGTATGACATCACTTCTTCTCAAAGCTTCGCCGCAGTCGACTACTGGGCAAAATGCATACAGGTGAGTTGTGCATTTTAAATGACAAGATTATTTGATGTAACTTAACAATGATGACCATGTCATTTCTtcccaaaaaaatgtgacatcatATTTTGTGATAGATTTAATTAGCCCATGTAGCCTACTTCGTTTTCAGGAAGGGGCCATGGAAAACGTTCCCATTTTACTTCTTGGAAACAAAAGCGATCACGCCGAGCGTCATGTTACGACTGAAGAGGGTCAGGATGTTGCAAAGGTTTGTATCGGGGGTGATCGCTGCCTCcaggaaagaaaacacatttctccAATGTTCTCTTTTAGTAGAAGTTCAACATTGACTTCATGGAGTGCAGCGCCGTGTCCGGTGACAACGTGATTCAGTCTTTGGAAGCCGTTGCCAGGTGATTATCTTTCTTGGAGGTATTAAGCACAGTATGTCGTAATATCTAAAAGTGTGCGTCACTGTGTCTGTTGTTGCTGCCAGATTGTTGAGTCGTAAAGATGACAGGAGAGATGAAACCCTGGCGTTGCATAAAGAACCTCCAAAGAAAAAAGCAGGCTGTTGCTGAATAGGGAAGTGGTGCGCTACTGTTGATTGTTTGTTCTGCATCTGTGGAATGATTTGTTTAACTTAGTTAAGACACGCATCTGGTCACTATGGAAGCATGGAACTGCCAATCATTTTTGACTGTGTTCAAAAAcctatttgctttttttctttattttaactcattcactgccattgactgctatagacgtcaaaaatccatttgaaccatttctattagtttaacattttttccacttttgttaacaagagtgtgaaaacttagaaaaaagttattgtacatttagaacagatataaaatttgtgattaattacgaaaaaaaattaatcgcccgacgctcctaattcttaataatcttttctttttttttagttattttatttattaattaaatgtttaatgatcttttattttgttttaaagaaaagattattaaaaatttggtgcgtcaggcaatatttttttttaatcataattaatcgcatgacgtcactagttaactcacgattaatcacaaattttatatctgttcaaaatgtacagtaaaaaaaattctaggttttcatacttttgttaacaaaagtggggaaaaatgttaaactaatagaaatagttcaaattaatttgatggcagtgaatgatttaaaagacatttttcacccaaataataatttaaaaaatctgtttttagtaggggtgggaatctttgaatgtctcacgattcgactcctgtttttgggtctgcgatttgattcaaaatcgatttttgattcaaaatgatttgattgacaatatttgcgtcaatctatagatgtgcaaggaattgtaatgatctactccagtctgactcgctaatgctaattagcgcgctactcgcggcacttttatcactcaaaagaacggctccacactgcaaaaaaacttaGAATAACtagattgtgactttttccttctactctctaatgtggctacaacctaacagtgtattagaccccGTGGAacaacactgcccctaagtggccaaatcgggtacaacatgaacagcgctccaaataaaggcacacacagacaaaggcaagacagtattaaataatttaaataaaattgattttgggacatttaaaatcgattttgaatcgtactaaatgagaatcgcgattcttataagaatcgattttttagcacacccctagtttttagcatttagcccacaattacgttcaaacatacttgtaAATGCAATCAAATGAATGTActtgtaaatatgtttaaatttaCATATTTGCAAGAATGTTCGAACATATTTGTATGTTGGAATCCGGCGCAATTGCAAATGCATTAAATCGTATTTAAATTAATACGTTTAAACTTATTTGCAAGTAACTTACAAATGCTGTAACGGGTACATTCAGACATACTTGCcaatatgttcaaatgtatttattaaatacgCTATTTGCAAATACAGGTACGTTCGAaaatatttgccagtcaaaaacgttcactccacattggcagttccacgcttccatAGTCACATTATTAGGTAAATGTGCACAATCTCAAAATCCCAATACAAAAGctttaatcaaaaatgtctgCCTCTACAAATATACATCACTAGAAATGCATGGCAACTTGTAGATGACCAGGATGCATCCCGGTCGATGTTTAGTTGTTCCTAGTGGAGAAGTTGTTACGtgtctttttttcaattcttaggaaaaaatagtttgtcaaaATTGAAGAAGAGATCTCAAATACTGCGAGAAACACATTGATCATATTCGGAGTAAAACAATGTCTGAGAATTAGGACTGCGCTGTTGACGCAACAAGTTTATTAGgttgtaaatgttttgtttttttacaatttacttGCTCAATAAAGCTCCGGATGACAAATGACTTCTTGTTCTCCTGGTTCATTTCAGTCTTTGTGGGCGTTCTTATTGACTGTTCTCACTTTGGACAAAATGTCCCTTGCAGGTATGGAAAGCATGTCAACAATGTGATTGCCTCGTCACAAggaagctttatttttttttggcacaggCAAATGTTGACACTGCCTCCTATAACGGAAGATTCTGATTCTGAGGTTTCTGGGCTCATGAGGTGGTCTTAGCTTGAATGTTCTTCTCTGTTGATGTGTGCGTGTCTTTTGCAATCCCCGTCTCTGATCGATGGGACGGTCTTTTTTTCTTAGCGGCGTGGTACTGTCGGACGGCGCGCGTGACGTCAGCGGGCGTCCACTGGCGGCGGATGAGGGCGTCCTGCAGCGTGAAGGCGCCGTCTCTCGTGCGCCGAACTCCCTTGCAGACGGCCGTGCTGCGCAGCTCCAGTCCGATCTCGTGCACCACCTTGCGCAGGTATTTCTGTGTTTCGTTCAGGCACTGCACCTCTGGAGAGCAGAGCGAGCCAGACCAGTAAgtaacattaaaatgtgatttgattAAAGTGACAGATTTTACCCAGAGTGAAATTAGGAGGCTGGAAGCGAATGCATCGGAGACCCGTCAAAATGGGTGGCGACTTCCCGTCGGGGCCGAGCGCACCTTGCGCGGCCATCTCGTAGGCTTCTTGCGATTGCATGTCTACGTTGGTGTACCTTTTGAAGGATAAACATAATCGCATCCGTTAATCGGTTTTGACGAGTGTAAAATCCAAAGCGCCAAAATTGACATACGTTAACAAGGCCTTTTGATTTGCTCCCTGCAGCATCGCCAGAACTCTTTCCAGCTTATCTTGCGTGATATGATCTGTTGAGTAAACAAATCAAGTCAGGATGGTTTTAGTAACGGTTTacagatctattttttttttttttgtaaatgcattatttacaaatgtaaacaGAAAATTAAGTCACAGAAAgcacattttttatgttaagGTTCTCGCCCTTTGTTACAATTTATGACTAAACTCACTTATTGATAAGCAATTTGTTGTAAGATATATTTTCAAAACTGAACATCCCCTGAATTATTTAGACCTTGAAAACATTCCAATTCAACTATTTTAAGAATTGTAGGCAACTATGCAGCTAGTTTTCAGTGCGGTAGACCACTTTTGGTAtacaggctccctctagtggtaagcAAAAGAATAACTTCAGAATACagttaatacattaaaaaaatatttttaaactttatatTTTCTGTGCAATACATCTTAATTTAATCACTACTTAAGTATAGtttattttcctata harbors:
- the rab44 gene encoding uncharacterized protein rab44 isoform X1, with protein sequence MPGPSGKRRLGSRRRGPTHVEVPEDLSVADQTSEAQPNESGESLTPLSNEGHSSLETDGMLSSEQRSSRRKLGSKRQSKVHNSEQSAIESYHKPTEEVEQDVHTEEVQAQMIPAGQAVRHQEFSEMDFDSLYGTHLYSAYTPGHALEAFNPAYPDSDLERHQPISENMHVDQDAGESDREQVEKTDKHWSVKQQLHDQSEFTAMSVQHTFIDAGKKYMDEDPPQPGEALQFDHLNVKSEEIDFPCNPERPPEKNSHCENVEIKNSVEQVDYSPAAAEVPSNEEHEPFNFLQVQNAHIPDQNEIEEIKSDQIDYHEIVTHDEKEPIDKYLENLTAEIVELYQVEQKVKSSTDSWLNPQDKQEEQLLKDIQAPDTNEARIIVEQMETTPCQEKVVNEQAKVKVEQTQQSNSREMVFTAETYGDSKDAAAAGKPSNDDASKMKELTFIREAAVMTKMQMGDIVNLDTFPGEDMHDLVRGNARSNSTIPQLLTRLSNYDEMPEEVDEAKTNAGEENETFTQSESLGDALEISTPKSSLNEDTEIEHSVVIAAISSSKAETSTDEHEHFDFSQIQEAALPDKNLVEETKSLETHQTKDSEILTDVPTSDVDKDIENLVSDISETRMSDLSMKSTFDSGLNPQDNTEKYHMQEDNREVLEQRDENNHASDTQETLINTEKTERTQSQEHDKEAQGTSDVEPWNTNVHADTSWSQPLVDAQVSTPTPETSTSESCFHKDAELEYSVAIATMSSPKAEASADEQQEHFSFSQVRAAQDPDKDFINEANSLESDQIKESVILVDGPTGDVDENIENLDILETRRSDLSVKSLNPQDHIEKDDMEDLEQREKNDCAVDTMVTWINAEKTDPTQIQQHDEAQGMSDVDQSELSSQSVHPVESFVFDSQSEDNAPSTDEQRDSFSHATNRRKLGSSRRNKRSQVNVFAADIHRDFEDDTVAKTRDYDGHPGDKKQVTFQIEPAEMEKSRFKETDHLDTLQDENLVGGNARVRLSEVITPNTRANMTEPQLLTEQSSSKEMPKEEELLVVSETKAGDENETSAQNENVHADYLVSRPLVDAEVSNAPLELSTSKSSNNEGAEIECNVAKAAETSTDEQQHQQSNFSQVREVPSSDFVSIKDLKSSELDPNEDSEIASPRRNRRKLGSSRRHKGSLVKDVASETCNESTDDAARNRSGKEALPEETTEIKNALKNTLNDDVNIQRGPTNAVVSLPKEEMEEQCSEGDSTQHLENNINKMLKQEVNPVEANELNDIDDSIVKKICSTAGITQLDASVDSESYEKATQRAWDQTLPVAAETRQQASQELMKAIFKTTEKIQVEKSQDIQEEDSISPNTDKDDVANVQMEDTDGLRVSQPLINVYSASNLDVQESEKNTEAASLKGEALENSETEKAVEEITDRSELSNASLTPTKKRRMGSTRRSRINGKQEAETDGEPDTKALGNEASTKSSCEEEQKFNQVEANPMLHNSTGERNMIAATDDVTTVFSEQVASHDAKDANPLTSQVADVRESGRETFEPVPESKLQLLSNTSGVDRDQDASGLPKNDHMDQQANIQAMEGDRSPDNDLKSPVLNLTTKKRKMGSTRRNLGTKSKGDLELKLDSSSEEAVTTFAQDVATQPAGQMMIRDEPESSGAGSTNQENIGGDAPRKTGRESLTSEHRPEKISEELEVGGRKRKLGSHRKSRAQQTHVTQSEEDITMQKPPERNLEKTTHTQAEDTIQGPEESQSNIGDTKPSSDISNPVINETSVEAIPSRAQQDTWKVSFGKSSDVKAKPYNVVMIGDSYVGKTSFMKRAQNGKFFRDLPASAGLDTCLWTVVVDGKSVALQLWDTAGQERFRSITTQVFHRAHAFLLMYDITSSQSFAAVDYWAKCIQEGAMENVPILLLGNKSDHAERHVTTEEGQDVAKKFNIDFMECSAVSGDNVIQSLEAVARLLSRKDDRRDETLALHKEPPKKKAGCC